The sequence below is a genomic window from Raphanus sativus cultivar WK10039 unplaced genomic scaffold, ASM80110v3 Scaffold3733, whole genome shotgun sequence.
TCATGATTCTTATCagaccagaaggaacaaagatgtaagaagcttgatttgaaaccattaatcagtttagaatcgaGAATTCGTCCAAAATAATACTGAACACGGCAAGAATGGCCAAAAGAAACATGGACATACTGGGTGGCCAAAAAAAACctgaacttttgttgacttttaCAGTTTATTAAGAACGTTGCGATTGACTAACCAAATAATCCCACCGTTAACAGAGTTAACAGATAATTTAGATGACGTTAATTTTGGGTGTTAACAAatacgacgtcgtttcatctctCTGTCTGATTAAAGACAAATGAATGAAACTATGTCGTTTCATtcattttagaaattaaaaatatgtgcTCTATCAGGATCGAACCCGTGCTCTCATGTTTAATTGTATAGGTTTTTTGCCACTGAGCTAATGGACTTTACAATAGATTGACGAACAGAGTTTATTATATTACCTTCGAAGCCCAGTTAAATGAATCAAAATGAAACGACGACGTCTTCTCCTAACCCTAAATTCCCAAATCGACGAGGACGATGAACAGAGCTCCATTCTCTTCAATTTCTTCCTTAAGAAGCTCGATTCTCCTTCTTCGATTGTCAGATGATGAGTTCGGGTTGTGAGGATTCGTCTGTGAATACGATGGGTATTCGTGGTATCCCGGAGCAATGCGGCTGTGGTCGAAAAACTGGGATTTACACATCAAAAACGAAGGAAAATCCAGGAAGAACTTTCTTTAGATGCCCAACGTTTCGAAATGTAAGTGTTTTTCCGTGTTTAAATTGATTATGGGTCTTGTTGATTGTGTTTATGTAACCTTAGAACATAAAGCTTCAATTGCTAGGTAGTGTGAAATTGTTTGAACATAGATTTTGTTCATGATTTGTGTCCAGGATCACTTGTATAAATGGGTAGATGAAGCTGTCTACGAAGAGGTTCAAGATGCATTACCTAAAGTTGATTGCTTTGCATCGGATTTGAGGAAGCTCAAAATGGAGATAGACAGCCTCAAAAATGTGGAGGAAGAGTTGAAAGAAGATCTCAGGAAGACTAGCAATGAAGTTAAAAAGCTGAATGTGATCATGAAAGTGGGTTTTCTGGTGGCATCAGTTTCTTGTATTGTGTTCTTCATGAGAAAGAGGCAGTAGGAATGGGTTGTCTTTGAGTTGTGATGTCTTGTGTTGATTCTCTAATGGTTATTTTCATCTAGGAGACTATGTTTGTGTAATTCTGTAATGGTTTAAGACTCATGTTGTAAGACTCTTTTATGTTATGGATGATGATGGTAGACTTtgtttacttcttcttcttcattttaaTCGATTAGACCAAcaagaaagaacaaaacagaaaccaaaagaacaaaacagaAACCATTTTCATTGTTTAACACAACATCATCAGCATCTTAAAAGAAGTACATAAGATAGCATCATCCTAAAAGAAAACAAGAGCATCCAAGAGAAACAACATCAtcatccaaaaagaaaaacaagagcATCCGAGAGAAACAACATCATCAttacacaacaaaacaaaagagacaACATGATCATCTAAGAGAACCATCTTCCCCACGTTCCTGTCTGTGATGCTTGTGAAGATTGGGGAACTTCCCATCGTGATTGTTGACCTTGTGAAGATTGGGGAGCTTCCCATGGTGATGCTTGTGATGCTTGTGATGCTTGAGCTTGTGAGGATTGAGCTTGTGAGGATTGAGCTTGAGACGCTTCATTATGTAGTCCCTGTATCGTATAAATGAATGGTCAATAACCTCAACAACTCATACACATTACCAATA
It includes:
- the LOC108829125 gene encoding uncharacterized protein At1g43920, Chloroplastic-like — its product is MMSSGCEDSSVNTMGIRGIPEQCGCGRKTGIYTSKTKENPGRTFFRCPTFRNDHLYKWVDEAVYEEVQDALPKVDCFASDLRKLKMEIDSLKNVEEELKEDLRKTSNEVKKLNVIMKVGFLVASVSCIVIIIPFVFINLTLIIDCFITKMKTQISTAFFLDATNTILIF